From Myxococcales bacterium, a single genomic window includes:
- a CDS encoding patatin-like phospholipase family protein translates to MRGAYEAGVIAGVMEVTERKADAPPLFRVLSGTSVGAINAAYLASGADQGDHRIGELLTFWRSLRLETHAKLRLLGLMRWPRRVTEFFRSGTGSIPPGSSLLDTRALEKVVAQAIDFERLRDNVRDGRIDAVLVAALHVVSGQTTVFADVAPNVNYAPSMAGVRVARVEPITIDHVLASAAIPLIFPTRKVGERFYCDGGLRLNTPIAPALRAGADPILVVSVGHHTSERELEALRREYEEAEGMDLGPLFLVGKLLNALLLDPVKRDLQVLARLNELVEVLEHTLSPEAFQRVQDVLVRTRGTGYRRINTLVFEPSEDIGRIAGDYLRTAIPPKNELNPLLERFLARAAVEGMSQEADWASYLLFDGGFAERLIELGRHDAFARADEIRAVFAGL, encoded by the coding sequence ATGCGAGGTGCCTACGAGGCAGGTGTCATTGCGGGCGTGATGGAGGTGACCGAGCGGAAGGCGGATGCGCCGCCACTCTTCCGTGTGCTCTCGGGGACGTCCGTGGGGGCCATCAATGCAGCGTACCTCGCATCGGGGGCCGACCAAGGCGACCACCGGATCGGAGAGCTGCTGACCTTCTGGCGCAGCCTGCGCCTGGAGACCCACGCCAAGCTCCGCCTGCTCGGCCTCATGCGCTGGCCTCGCCGGGTGACCGAGTTCTTTCGCTCCGGAACCGGCAGTATCCCGCCGGGGTCGAGCCTGCTCGATACCCGCGCGCTCGAGAAGGTGGTGGCGCAGGCCATCGACTTCGAACGTTTGCGCGACAACGTGCGCGACGGACGGATCGACGCGGTGCTGGTCGCCGCGCTGCACGTGGTCTCGGGGCAGACCACGGTGTTCGCCGACGTCGCGCCCAACGTGAACTACGCGCCGTCGATGGCCGGTGTGCGGGTGGCCCGAGTGGAGCCCATCACCATCGACCACGTGCTGGCATCCGCGGCGATCCCCCTCATCTTTCCGACTCGCAAGGTCGGCGAGCGCTTCTACTGCGACGGCGGGTTGCGGCTCAACACGCCGATCGCGCCAGCCCTGAGGGCGGGTGCCGATCCGATCTTGGTCGTGTCCGTCGGGCACCACACCAGCGAGCGCGAGCTAGAGGCTCTGCGGCGGGAGTACGAAGAGGCCGAGGGCATGGACCTTGGACCGCTCTTTCTGGTCGGGAAGCTGCTGAACGCGCTGCTCCTCGATCCCGTGAAGCGTGATCTTCAAGTGCTCGCTCGGCTGAACGAGCTCGTCGAGGTTCTCGAGCACACGCTCTCCCCCGAAGCCTTCCAGCGTGTACAAGACGTGTTGGTGCGCACCCGCGGCACCGGCTACCGGCGTATCAACACCCTCGTCTTCGAACCCTCCGAGGACATCGGGCGCATCGCGGGTGACTACTTGCGGACGGCGATCCCTCCGAAGAACGAGCTCAATCCGCTCCTCGAACGCTTTCTGGCGCGGGCTGCGGTCGAGGGCATGAGCCAGGAGGCCGACTGGGCCTCGTACCTGCTCTTCGATGGCGGTTTCGCGGAACGCCTGATCGAGCTCGGTCGCCATGACGCCTTCGCACGCGCTGACGAAATTCGGGCCGTGTTCGCCGGGCTGTGA
- a CDS encoding TlpA family protein disulfide reductase, whose translation MLRFHGALGLALLTLTACAAAPPAAGGRTDPLEPRAEPEPTTEPFRVLSPKERVPSFRVRSTGDRVFDSSAWVGSQPFVLVFLATWCRVCEMKLPMVTDALAEHPDLPVLVVSLDDAETWDALPRFLARHRLGQPVIRGSAFPRFALSYDPLQTVPVIAVVGKNGYLVDYQVGYSPSHALRLAAALEIARRMPADAPPFLDTPDAEPPGL comes from the coding sequence ATGCTGAGATTTCACGGCGCGCTCGGGCTCGCGCTCCTGACGCTGACGGCATGCGCTGCAGCGCCGCCGGCCGCGGGCGGTCGTACCGACCCGCTCGAACCGCGCGCGGAGCCGGAGCCAACGACCGAACCGTTCAGGGTGCTCTCGCCCAAGGAACGCGTGCCAAGCTTCCGCGTACGGTCCACCGGCGATCGTGTCTTCGACTCGTCCGCGTGGGTCGGGAGCCAGCCGTTCGTTCTCGTGTTCCTCGCGACGTGGTGTCGCGTGTGCGAGATGAAACTCCCGATGGTGACCGATGCGCTCGCCGAGCACCCGGATCTGCCCGTGCTCGTGGTATCGCTGGACGACGCCGAGACCTGGGACGCGCTACCGCGTTTCCTGGCCCGACACCGCCTGGGGCAGCCCGTGATCCGCGGCTCCGCGTTTCCGCGTTTTGCCCTGAGCTACGACCCGCTCCAGACCGTTCCCGTCATCGCCGTGGTGGGAAAGAACGGCTACCTGGTCGATTATCAGGTCGGTTATTCACCCAGCCACGCCCTGCGTCTGGCCGCGGCCCTGGAGATTGCGCGGCGAATGCCGGCGGACGCACCCCCCTTCCTGGACACCCCAGACGCCGAGCCGCCTGGTCTATGA
- a CDS encoding serine/threonine-protein phosphatase: MPAAQVNQTELRLHAFGLSDIGLRRKNNEDVVLVRDDLALYLVCDGAGGHDAGDIAAQTATRTVTNLIAETRDQALGQPDFDVFGLARDGRLLATAAHRANQDIMGMSRAARSRRGMGTTLVALLFTKRASMAHLVHVGDSRCYRLRAGHLEQLTTDHSMINDVIEQRPDLDDDVLSSLPQHAVTRALGMEDKLRVPLASREVVDGDRFLLCSDGLSGPVAPDAIAQALSRGDPPAETVVALIDLAKAAGAPDNVTALVIDCQGPKRTAVPVYDRASFDSLPSAHPSDPEILLLGIEEIPLEEIRNAELDELGAVLARLIRR; encoded by the coding sequence ATGCCAGCGGCCCAGGTCAACCAGACGGAGCTCCGACTGCATGCCTTCGGGCTGAGCGATATCGGCCTCAGGCGTAAGAACAACGAGGACGTCGTCCTGGTGCGCGACGACCTAGCGCTCTATCTGGTGTGTGACGGGGCCGGCGGCCACGATGCCGGAGACATCGCGGCCCAGACTGCGACACGCACCGTCACCAACCTGATCGCGGAGACCCGTGATCAGGCCCTCGGGCAACCTGATTTCGACGTCTTTGGTCTGGCCCGCGATGGACGCCTGCTCGCGACGGCAGCTCACCGCGCGAACCAGGACATCATGGGCATGTCACGGGCTGCTCGCAGTCGCCGAGGCATGGGCACCACCCTCGTAGCTTTGTTGTTCACCAAGCGCGCGTCGATGGCACACCTGGTTCATGTGGGTGACAGCCGCTGCTACCGCTTGCGGGCCGGTCACCTCGAGCAGCTGACCACCGACCACTCGATGATCAACGACGTGATCGAACAACGTCCGGATCTCGACGACGATGTCTTGTCGAGTTTGCCGCAGCACGCGGTGACCCGCGCCCTGGGAATGGAGGACAAATTGCGCGTGCCCCTGGCATCGCGCGAGGTCGTGGATGGCGACCGCTTTCTCTTGTGCAGTGACGGGCTGAGCGGACCGGTTGCGCCCGACGCCATCGCGCAGGCGCTGTCTCGGGGTGATCCTCCGGCCGAGACCGTGGTGGCCCTGATCGATCTCGCCAAAGCTGCGGGCGCTCCGGACAACGTGACGGCCCTCGTCATCGACTGCCAGGGTCCCAAACGAACTGCCGTTCCGGTCTACGACCGGGCCAGCTTCGACTCCCTTCCCAGCGCGCACCCGTCGGATCCGGAGATCTTGCTGCTCGGAATCGAGGAGATCCCCCTCGAGGAGATCAGGAACGCGGAGCTCGACGAGCTCGGGGCGGTGCTCGCGCGGTTGATTCGGCGATGA
- a CDS encoding tRNA pseudouridine(13) synthase TruD codes for MTTPSEPGAAPRYRVHEPPLGSLELPAVGGAIGSEPEDFRVDEVLAWPLEGSGDHLWVRIEKRLLNTQDAIEIIARGTGVHPREIGSAGMKDKHAVTSQWLSLPGSVVATDTWQLPEGMRLLEAVRHPKKLRTGQLSGNRFTIRITNVPEGGAARARAITERLVEHGMPNHFGGQRFGIGGANLGRAIAWLESGARGDKKRGRFYTKLYPSVIQSEVFNRYLTLRSAEGLARLIAGDVVRLEGTGSVFLVEDPEKEQPRLEQKDLHLTGPMPGPKMRRAGARAAELEKLAAEAAGLDEGLSEKLGRFVDGTRRDLLVFPRELVVGEPEPGVIELGFFLPAGSYATELVRELTRSPFFAPRGEPRP; via the coding sequence ATGACGACACCCAGCGAACCGGGGGCAGCGCCTCGCTACCGTGTGCATGAACCGCCACTCGGCTCACTCGAGCTGCCGGCGGTAGGCGGTGCCATTGGCAGCGAGCCAGAAGATTTCAGGGTCGACGAGGTGCTCGCGTGGCCGCTGGAGGGCAGCGGCGACCACCTCTGGGTGCGGATCGAAAAACGCCTACTCAACACCCAGGACGCGATCGAGATCATTGCCCGCGGCACGGGCGTCCACCCGCGCGAGATCGGCAGCGCCGGCATGAAGGACAAACACGCGGTCACGTCCCAGTGGCTGTCGTTGCCGGGGAGTGTCGTTGCAACGGACACCTGGCAGCTGCCCGAAGGCATGCGCCTGCTCGAGGCAGTGCGACATCCGAAGAAGCTGCGCACCGGGCAGCTTTCGGGCAACCGTTTCACGATTCGCATCACGAACGTGCCCGAGGGCGGCGCCGCACGCGCCCGTGCAATCACCGAGCGCCTGGTCGAGCACGGCATGCCCAACCACTTCGGTGGACAGCGCTTCGGCATCGGTGGCGCGAACCTGGGGCGTGCCATCGCCTGGCTCGAGTCCGGCGCCCGCGGAGACAAGAAGCGCGGCCGCTTCTACACCAAGCTGTATCCGAGCGTGATCCAGTCCGAGGTGTTCAACCGTTACTTGACGCTCCGCAGCGCCGAGGGTCTCGCGCGATTGATCGCAGGCGACGTGGTGAGGCTCGAAGGCACGGGCTCCGTGTTCCTGGTCGAAGATCCAGAGAAAGAGCAGCCGCGGCTGGAGCAGAAGGATCTACACCTCACCGGCCCGATGCCGGGTCCGAAGATGCGGCGAGCCGGAGCCCGGGCAGCAGAGCTGGAGAAGCTCGCCGCCGAAGCGGCGGGGCTCGACGAAGGCTTGTCCGAAAAGCTGGGGCGCTTCGTCGATGGCACACGTCGCGACCTCCTGGTTTTCCCCAGAGAGCTCGTCGTCGGCGAGCCCGAGCCGGGTGTGATCGAGCTCGGGTTCTTCCTGCCCGCAGGCAGCTATGCGACGGAGCTCGTGCGTGAGCTGACCCGCTCGCCCTTCTTCGCGCCGCGCGGGGAGCCACGGCCGTGA